A genomic segment from Bradyrhizobium sp. CB1015 encodes:
- a CDS encoding IS3 family transposase, with protein MSPRGPAARDVLSPPSQTQPPAECELRDVIQRVCLKHVFYGYRRVTATLRRQGMVVNAKKVQRLMREDNLLARRKTPFLKPPTERPSGFLVVPNLIRGLVPSAPDQIWVADITYVHLAKTFAYLAVILDAFSRKAVGWAFEDTLDASLAIAALEKAIAARGPAPGSLIHHSDRGVQYASIAYRQRLADRDITISMSRPGNPFDNAKAESFMKTLKAEQINGKAFADLVDARRHINSFIAEVYNKERLHSALGYQSPLEFETAFAQNNAR; from the coding sequence GTGTCACCTCGCGGGCCTGCCGCGCGCGACGTATTATCGCCACCAAGCCAAACGCAGCCGCCGGCCGAGTGCGAGCTGCGCGACGTAATCCAGCGCGTTTGCCTCAAGCACGTCTTCTACGGCTATCGACGGGTGACAGCCACCCTCAGACGCCAAGGCATGGTCGTAAACGCCAAGAAAGTTCAGCGCCTTATGCGCGAAGATAACCTGCTGGCGCGGCGCAAGACGCCGTTCCTGAAGCCGCCCACGGAACGGCCATCGGGCTTTCTCGTCGTCCCGAATCTGATCCGCGGCCTGGTGCCGTCCGCACCCGACCAGATCTGGGTCGCGGACATCACCTATGTGCATCTGGCCAAAACCTTCGCCTATCTCGCCGTCATTCTCGACGCGTTCTCGCGCAAGGCTGTTGGCTGGGCCTTCGAAGACACGCTCGATGCTTCGCTTGCCATCGCCGCGCTGGAAAAAGCTATCGCGGCTCGGGGACCGGCACCGGGCAGCCTGATCCATCACTCCGACCGCGGCGTGCAATACGCGTCCATCGCCTATCGCCAGCGACTTGCCGATCGCGACATCACCATCAGCATGAGCAGGCCGGGCAATCCCTTCGACAACGCCAAGGCTGAAAGCTTCATGAAAACGCTCAAGGCTGAACAGATCAACGGCAAAGCTTTTGCCGACTTGGTCGACGCCCGCCGCCACATCAACAGCTTCATCGCGGAGGTTTACAACAAAGAGCGCCTGCACTCGGCGCTCGGATACCAGTCGCCCCTTGAGTTCGAAACCGCGTTCGCGCAAAACAACGCGCGGTAA
- a CDS encoding DUF6894 family protein has product MRRYFFDQREGDEMIPDEQGIDLVSLEVMRHEATLALAHLARDEIRRCTIDAPARRLAINVRDEEGPVLRATFTFEIRRFQ; this is encoded by the coding sequence ATGCGTAGGTACTTTTTCGATCAGCGCGAAGGTGACGAGATGATCCCCGACGAACAGGGGATAGATCTCGTTTCGCTGGAGGTAATGCGGCACGAAGCAACCTTGGCGCTGGCACACTTGGCCAGGGATGAAATTCGCCGCTGCACGATCGATGCTCCTGCACGCCGTCTTGCAATCAACGTGCGTGACGAAGAAGGACCGGTCTTACGGGCGACGTTCACCTTCGAGATCAGACGTTTTCAGTGA